The region TGCGGGCTACTTGACGGCGATCGGGTTGACCGGGGATCCGACGGCTCCGGTGATGGGGAGGGGAGCGGCGGTGAGCCAGAACTCGTACACGCCGTCGTCGGCGCAGTCGGCGGCGAGTGCGTCGAGGTCCCACATCTCGCCGATCAGCAGGCCCATGTTGGGGATGACGACCTGGTGCAGCGGCTGGAAGGCGTTGTCGAATTCGTTGGGCCGTACCTCGAAGCCCCAGGTGTCGGTGGCGATGGCGGCGATCTCGCTGCCGTGCAGCCAGCCGGCGGTGGTGAATGACAGGCCGGGCGCGGGGCCGCCCGCGAAGTCGCCCCAGCCGGCCCGCCGGGCGCGGGCGAGATGTCCGGTGCGGACGAGCACGATGTCGCCGCGGCCGACGGTCACCCCGTGGGCCTCGGCGGCCCGGGTGAGGTGCTCCTCGGTGATGGCGAACCCGTCGGGCAGCTCGCCGTCCGTGCCGACGACCTGGCCGACGTCGAGGAGCACGCCACGGCCGGCGACGTACGGTGCCATGTGCTCGATGCCGGTGACGAGGTCTCCGTCGGAGGTGACCACCTTCTCGGCGGCCCGTCCGTTCCACGCCTTGCCGTGGTCGAAGATGTGCCCGAGGCCGTCCCACTGGGTGGAGCACTGCAGCGGCATCGCGATCACGTCGTCCGCGCCGCCGATGCCGTGCGGGAAGCCCTGGTTGCCCAGCGCCGCGTCGGTGCCCGTGTCGAGCATGGTGTGCACCGGGTTGGTCCGCCGGCGCCAGCCCTTCTGCGGGCCGTTCATGTCGAACCGCTGCGCCAGCGAGAAGCTCACGCCGCGGCGCACGAGCGACGCGCCCTCGCGCCGCTTGCCCTCGTCGAGGAAGTTCAACGTGCCGAGCACGTCGTCCTCACCCCAACGCCCCCAGTTGGAGTACGCCTTGGCGGCCTCGGCTATCGCGCCCTCCGGGTCGCGGCGGTCCAGGCTCATGCCGTTCCCTCCGCGACACAGCGGGTGCGCTGCACGCCCAGACCGGTGATGGAACCCTCCATGACGTCGCCGTCGCGCAGCAGCCGTCCCCAGTGGATGCCGTTGCCGGCCGGGCTGCCGGTCAACACCAGGTCACCGGACAGGAGTTGAGCCGTCTGCGAGGCGTACGACACCAACCGGGCGACTCCGAAGAGCATGTCCTTGGTGGACTCGTCCTGCATGGTCTCGCCGTTCAGCTTGAGCGTGACCCGCAGGTCACCGGTGTCCGCGATCGACTCGGCAGGTACGAGCCACGGGCCGAGCGGCGTGAAACCGGGAGCGTTCTTGCAGCGCAGCCAGTCGGTGCCGATGGCCTTCATGTCCCGGCGGAACACGGTGGCCCGGTCGGTGAGATCGTTGGCGATGGTGTACCCGGCGACGTACTCC is a window of Streptomyces sp. NBC_00271 DNA encoding:
- a CDS encoding cyclase family protein, whose product is MSLDRRDPEGAIAEAAKAYSNWGRWGEDDVLGTLNFLDEGKRREGASLVRRGVSFSLAQRFDMNGPQKGWRRRTNPVHTMLDTGTDAALGNQGFPHGIGGADDVIAMPLQCSTQWDGLGHIFDHGKAWNGRAAEKVVTSDGDLVTGIEHMAPYVAGRGVLLDVGQVVGTDGELPDGFAITEEHLTRAAEAHGVTVGRGDIVLVRTGHLARARRAGWGDFAGGPAPGLSFTTAGWLHGSEIAAIATDTWGFEVRPNEFDNAFQPLHQVVIPNMGLLIGEMWDLDALAADCADDGVYEFWLTAAPLPITGAVGSPVNPIAVK